Within Sphingobium sp. KCTC 72723, the genomic segment TAGGTCGCCAGATCAGCGGGAATTTCCATCTCTGCATAGGTTTTACGGACCCGGTCGATATCCTCGGCCCGGCATTGCTGTGTCACCTGCAAGCGGCGGCGCAGCGCGACGGGCAGCATCGACAGCCCCTCCGGCACTATGCTCGACAATATCGTCGCGCCCTGACTGCCGCCGATCACCAGCACACGAAACACGCTCTCGTCGGTCAACGCGGGGAAATCCTCCTCGCGCAGCGCCTTGACTTCCTCGCGCACCGGATTGCCGACCAGATGCACCTTGCCCGCATATTTGGGCTTCAACCGCTCCACCCCCGGATAGGCAGTCGCAATCGCATCGACTCGCCCGGCCAGCAGACGGTTGACCCGGCCCAACACCGCATTTTGTTCATGCACCGCCGTCGGGATGCCATCGGCCAGCGCGCCCAGCAGCGCGGGCATGGCAGGGTAGCCGCCAAAGCCGACCACGGCAGTCGGCCGGAACGTCTCGTTCAATCGGCGCGCCATCGCGCGGCCTGCCAATATGCCCTTGATCGCGGCGGGCCAGCTTGCCGGGCTTTTGGTCATCCGCCCGGCGGGCAGGACATGGACCTGCGCCCTGTTACCATCGACTGCGTCGAATATGCCGGGGATCTTCGCGCCACGCGCATCGGTGACCAAGGCGACATGATGACCGCGCGCCATCAACTCCTCCGCCACGGCATGGGCGGGGATCATATGACCACCCGTCCCACCGGCGGCGAGGACGAAATGCCGGGAAATGCTCATCGACCACTCCATTTGACGACCGTGTGCCGACCCATGAAGGGGTTGCGTCGCGTGAAGGCGAGCAACAGGCCGACGCCGATGCAAAGCGCCAGCATAGAGGAGCCGCCATAGCTGATAAAGGGCAGCGTCATCCCCTTTGACGGAAATATCTGCGCATTGACGCCCATGTTGATGATCGCCTGCACCCCCAATTGCGTGGTCAGGCCCGCCGCCGCCAATATGATGAAACTGTCCTCCTCATCCAGCAGACGCAGCAGCACCCGCACGATGATGGCCAGGTAGACGCAGGCAATGGCGATGCACGCCAGCAGGCCGAACTCCTCCCCGATCACGGAAAAGATATAGTCGGTATGCGCTTCGGGCAGGCGGAACTTATGCTGTCCTCCGCCCGGTCCCACGCCGGTAAAGCCGCCATGGGTGATGGTGCGGAACGCCAGGTCGGTCTGGTCCGGTCCGCTATCCAGGCTGACACCGATGCCCAGAAAATCATTCACGCGCTGGCGACCGTTTTCGTAGAACATATAGACTGCCACCAGCCCCACCAGCGCCAGCCCGCCCATCGCGCCGATGAAGCGCATCGACACGCCTGACAGCAGCAGCAACACGCCCCAGCAGGCGCAGAAAATGACCGTCTGGCCAAAGTCGGGCTGGCGCATCAGCACCAGCCCAATCAGCGCGGTCATCACCCCGGTCAGCGGAATGACGGGCAGATTTTCATCCTTGCCGCGCAGCGACAGCAGCCAGGCCAGCGTCACGACATAGACAGGCTTCAGGAACTCGGACGGCTGGAACCGGAAACCGGGCAGGTCGATCCAGCGTTTCGCGCCATTCACCGTGCTGCCCAGCACCGGCACGAACAACAACATGACGAAGAAGAATACCGCGCCAAACGTCGCCAGCCGCCGCGCCTGTTGCCGGGGCAGCATGGAAATGACCAGCATGATCGGCAGGCCGATGAACACCCACATCAACTGACGCCAGAAATAGAGCAGCGGATTGACCGCAATCGTCGCCGTCGAACGGTCGATCGCCGCCACCGGCGACGCGGCGGCCACCGCCACCAGCCCGATCGCCATCAGCGCGACGATCAGCGACAACAGCACCCGGTCGATTTCCCAGAACCAGATGGCGAGCGCCGTGCGTTCGCGCGGCACGGTGCGGGTCTTGAAGCCCTTCACCAATTCGCCTGCCCTGAACATCGCCGTCGCCCCTTTTCTACTCATGCCCCCGTACCTTGTCCGTCTTTACTCCAGAGCCGCGACCGCCGCCACGAAGGCATCGCCGCGCGCCTCGAAATCGCGGAACTGGTCGAAACTGGCG encodes:
- a CDS encoding FtsW/RodA/SpoVE family cell cycle protein is translated as MFRAGELVKGFKTRTVPRERTALAIWFWEIDRVLLSLIVALMAIGLVAVAAASPVAAIDRSTATIAVNPLLYFWRQLMWVFIGLPIMLVISMLPRQQARRLATFGAVFFFVMLLFVPVLGSTVNGAKRWIDLPGFRFQPSEFLKPVYVVTLAWLLSLRGKDENLPVIPLTGVMTALIGLVLMRQPDFGQTVIFCACWGVLLLLSGVSMRFIGAMGGLALVGLVAVYMFYENGRQRVNDFLGIGVSLDSGPDQTDLAFRTITHGGFTGVGPGGGQHKFRLPEAHTDYIFSVIGEEFGLLACIAIACVYLAIIVRVLLRLLDEEDSFIILAAAGLTTQLGVQAIINMGVNAQIFPSKGMTLPFISYGGSSMLALCIGVGLLLAFTRRNPFMGRHTVVKWSGR
- the murG gene encoding undecaprenyldiphospho-muramoylpentapeptide beta-N-acetylglucosaminyltransferase, with product MSISRHFVLAAGGTGGHMIPAHAVAEELMARGHHVALVTDARGAKIPGIFDAVDGNRAQVHVLPAGRMTKSPASWPAAIKGILAGRAMARRLNETFRPTAVVGFGGYPAMPALLGALADGIPTAVHEQNAVLGRVNRLLAGRVDAIATAYPGVERLKPKYAGKVHLVGNPVREEVKALREEDFPALTDESVFRVLVIGGSQGATILSSIVPEGLSMLPVALRRRLQVTQQCRAEDIDRVRKTYAEMEIPADLATYFNDVPEKLGWSHLVIARAGASTLAELTCAGRPAILIPLPSAMDDHQTANAREMTQAGGARTISQARFTAVELAKQMQKMAMEPGALQNAAKRARGCGRPNAARDMADLLESIGQAPIVNDPVRVGPTPTSLNLAGVPA